Sequence from the Hydrogenothermus marinus genome:
GTATCTTTTATTTTTATTAAATCCTGTGAAATTAAAAATTTTGGAAATATATGTATTAAAATCTCCTTTAAATGATTAAATCCTCTTTCTTTATCTTTTTCTTTTGACATTGGTATATAAAAGATAAAGTTTATATTATTTTGCTCAACAAATTTTTCTATATCGTCTCTAATAATGTTTGCTAAAGTTTTTGAAAGATTTTTGTATTTGTTAAATTTATAGTATTTGATAATATCTTTTAAAGGATGTTTATATTTAGTAAAAATCCTAATTTTATTTAATAAAGGTTCTCTTTTACAATAAATACAATTATTTGTTTTTCTTCCACAAGTTTTACAATATAGAATATCTTCTTTTCTTATTTGCTTTATACAGTTTTCACAAAATAGATTTTGCTCTTTAAAAAAGAATATATCACCACAATAATAGCATCTGTTATTATATATTAAGTTTTCTAAAATATTTAAAATCATAATTGATATTATAATGCAAAAACTATAATGGGGTTTATATGAGATTTTTTGTTATATTATTGATGTTTTTCCAACTTAGCTATGCAGTTGAGATATACTCAAACTTTCCTCTTCCTATGAACAATATTAAAGAAGTGTATAATTCTTTAAAAGATAAAACTAAAATTAAAGATTTATTACAGAAAACAGATAGCTTTAATAAGATTACTGTAGAAAAAGATAAGATTATCCTTAATAGAAAAATATTAGTAAAGGGAATTAGTATTAAAGGAAATTCTTCATTTTGGGATAGTGAAATCGTAGGGGTTTCTGGACTTTTTTATGGTAAATATATTTCTAATGAAGATATAGCAAGAATACCTTTAAAGCTTAAGCAGTTTTATGTAGATAATGGCTTTTTAGATATACAAATTTTTCTAAATACAAAAATAAATAAAAAAGGTGATGCAGATATTATAATTAATATAAATGAAGGTAAAAGATATAAAATAAAAGATGTTAAGTTTTTTTCAGACATACCTTTAAGTAAAAAAGAAGAAAAAAAATACAAAGAAATATTAGATCTAAAGAATAAAAGATTTTCAATCTCTAAAATACAAAAGAGTATATCTAAATTATCACAATATCTAAAAGATAAAGGTTATTATGATAGTTTTATATCTATATTTAGCTTTCATAAGATTAATGAAAATAAAATTTATCTTTATTTAAATATAGTTCATGGATTTAAATACGATATTAAATTTGTAGGAAATTATAATATAAAAGAAAAAAACCTACTTAAATTGGAACCTTTTAAAATATCAGGTGTAAATTATGCCCAGATTGAAGATTTTATAGAAAAAATCAGTGATTATTATAAATCCTTAGGATTTTTAGATGTAAGTATAGATTTTTCTTATAAAGAAGAATTAAAAACCTCTTTAGCTTATATATATATTTATATATATGAAGGTAAAAGATATAGAATAAAAGATATTAGCTTTAACTCAGATTTCAAACTACCAAAAGATATTTTAAAGCAGATAAGAAGATTTAAAGGAAGATATTTTCAAAAAAAGTTATTAAGTGAACCTCTTGAAAAATTAATATTTAATTTAAGGAAAAAAGGATATGCAAATAGTTATTATCAGATTTCTTATATAAAAGAAGGGAAAAATTTAATTTTAAATATAACTATATATAGAGGTAAAAAATATTTAATTAAAGAAGCTTTATATAAAGGATATAATCCTAAGACAAAACTTAAAACACCTATTATTTATAGTGGTGCATTACTTGTAAATTATATAGATTCAATAAAAAAAGAGCTTTTTGAAAAGGGATATCTTGATGCTAAAGTTGATATGCAAGTTGAGCTTAAAGAATCTAAAAATATTTATTTTGTTAAACCTATTTTTAATATTAAAAC
This genomic interval carries:
- a CDS encoding ComF family protein, with protein sequence MILNILENLIYNNRCYYCGDIFFFKEQNLFCENCIKQIRKEDILYCKTCGRKTNNCIYCKREPLLNKIRIFTKYKHPLKDIIKYYKFNKYKNLSKTLANIIRDDIEKFVEQNNINFIFYIPMSKEKDKERGFNHLKEILIHIFPKFLISQDLIKIKDTKLQIELTKEEREKNLENSFFLNNKEIYKGKNILIFDDIITTGATSKVVVKELRKANPKNIYAYVMAT
- a CDS encoding BamA/TamA family outer membrane protein encodes the protein MRFFVILLMFFQLSYAVEIYSNFPLPMNNIKEVYNSLKDKTKIKDLLQKTDSFNKITVEKDKIILNRKILVKGISIKGNSSFWDSEIVGVSGLFYGKYISNEDIARIPLKLKQFYVDNGFLDIQIFLNTKINKKGDADIIININEGKRYKIKDVKFFSDIPLSKKEEKKYKEILDLKNKRFSISKIQKSISKLSQYLKDKGYYDSFISIFSFHKINENKIYLYLNIVHGFKYDIKFVGNYNIKEKNLLKLEPFKISGVNYAQIEDFIEKISDYYKSLGFLDVSIDFSYKEELKTSLAYIYIYIYEGKRYRIKDISFNSDFKLPKDILKQIRRFKGRYFQKKLLSEPLEKLIFNLRKKGYANSYYQISYIKEGKNLILNITIYRGKKYLIKEALYKGYNPKTKLKTPIIYSGALLVNYIDSIKKELFEKGYLDAKVDMQVELKESKNIYFVKPIFNIKTGKRYKLSKAFIYGTWHLKPKVLRWNIKEDDYYEKYRFDNELNFLYKSYLFSFINPDLEVDKKNKSLNKILVLTEDKRGLVQGLIGYNSVEKLKAAVSLTLKNLFGYGLETTGYIDISSLNTNYKLDLGSRLLPKYSSLFVSAYRSNQFHKYYDLLKKGFDITYNKRPNKWATQQVKLDYSVNKISNSNIYIKNPYNKYDISFSLKYDNRNNKIYPTSGFYFSSTFGKTFSDVEYFYGNFMLRYYYKFLFFVFTQRISSGGKFIGIEKLPISERYFLGGISTIRGFGYEELSNNGIGGNSFAYINNDLRFPIFKGFNLYGFLFYDLGNIYPNKKEFLKFKTRETAGIGIFVPTPAGAFSFDYAKILDKKEGEQSYRFEFSINIIF